One window from the genome of Crassostrea angulata isolate pt1a10 chromosome 2, ASM2561291v2, whole genome shotgun sequence encodes:
- the LOC128172010 gene encoding uncharacterized protein LOC128172010, with protein sequence MATMNPTEEDTSGRPRRKIVLTETGRALFEQSVSKFWTKLRTVRRKLEAEMKEMATDSKESYHLQRDRLINLAKEYCGVQEELLAFLERSNTKESEREKASQNVVTDLLMDKVSEFVRGLDSEMSSFVMSPKPVTMRSPNPVQVKTPKPIQIKAEPRDSPKPAEHEDRKSIRSRRSAGSHRSAASSISLAQQRLEAEETKAKLQYARKEAKLRKEQASIQVDLEVLDAERDAAVAEAKLRALESMEPDYISVSSESVAEPVVEVEDPIERARNFVEGISLQPVETTLKEPLTEMLNEESHKATEKLNSESVNPVTRISTPVPKGLESSKNTVFDISSFLLKKELMINKLVNFDDKPENFVPWKTSFKSVIQEASVSPSEELDLLIRWLGPSSKEHAKSIRAASIGNPTQGCETLWTRLEERYGSPELIETAIKTKLANFHRLSANEPRRLYELSDILSETLALKENPKYNQQFSYFDSSVGVLPIVQKLTSGLQNKWTSKASKYKQTHGVTYPPFTIFCEFVKEMSTMMNDPGLQVTQAFVKETPRYNQQNFKPAKSVNVKKTDFKDSGRDFKTTGKRCPIHDAEHTLNECRAFRKKSVRDRKLFLREHNLCYRCCGSDTHTFKTCRADIRCEECESSQHPTALHPPENQRQNGGEGANILSKCTAVCGEQFTGRSCAKAVLVDVYQKGTPSQRLRIYALIDDQSNTTLARSELFDFMNVPHSQTHFFTLTSCAGRIQTSGRRISGLMVATTDGSVVMELPTITECNEIPNEKHEIPTLDVVKHHPHLQDLPLAPMNPQAEILLLIGRDLLEANYVLSQRLGPKNSPFALQLKLGWVVIGDVCINKSHKPSTINVLKTNIVTCERQSIFQPCPNSFHLKEDIASCRDDVGFHIFERNRDDDEVGISVEDRQFLRIMDNEFVKDEDGRWKAPLPFKLRRPQLGNNRSQALKRALMLDRDLKRNPIKREHMITFMKSITESDALEIAPPVPPGKECWFLPLFGVYHPRKPDKIRGVFDSSVSYEGLSLNSVLLSGPNLTNDLLGILLRFRMDKVAIMADIQQMFYSFLVSEEDRDFLRFFWYKNNDSDEELIEYRMKVHVFGNTPSPAVATYGLRKTVENEDSDVRNYVMKNFYVDDGLISLPSSAEAIRLLKKTQVALNNARIRLHKIVSNDVEVMEAFPSEDLEKNLMSLDIGSDDLPVQHSLGLSWDINSDSFTYSTRILEKPFTKRGLLSVVNSLFDPLGFIAPIVIHGRILYREVGECNSSWDDPLPSDREEEWTRWKDSLSSLEDLHIPRMFTQLSLSRTHMREIHIFSDASEKAISAVVYLRTISNSGDVHVGFVIGKSKIAPLQTTTIPRLELCAAVLGTELAQTVFKHLDIDPDAATYYTDSKVVLGYLNNQTRRFYNYVSNRVAVIHRRSKPLQWKFVPTAQNPADIGTRCLTSVEELAESDWLRGPILLRSPHSKEEVLTFPLVSPEEDNNVRPEVKVKKTEINTPFVARFENFSTWKSLVRAVYNLKKICRLKRGAAVSAAFDVEVMQEAEHFILQEVQAFFYKEEIRSLKDGKPVPPSSCIVTLNPFMDKRGTVRVGGRLNQSNLPVDEKNPIIIPGKSHVARILVSHFHSKVYHQGRLISEGAVRSGGFWITGCKTLVNSVIHKCVTCRKLRGKLEHQRMSDLPADRLTPGPPFSAVGVDVFGPWTVAARKTRGGLSHNKRWAVLFTCLTSRAIHIEVIEEMSSSSFINALRRFVSLRGPVKEMRSDRGTNFLGALDAIQADAVYTEKRPIRDYLRNNRITWTFNPPHASHRGGSWERMIGISRKILDAMLLNPNAKQLSHEVLCTFMCEVCAIVNSRPICSLSCDPDSPYVISPSMLLTQKGFTDIPPQICGDIKEIYKAQWKHVQHLSDTFWKRWKDGYLQNLQARRKWCEERPDVKEGDVVLLRDKELHRGQWPMGLIVKTFESGNDQKVRTVEVRVIKDGKDTTYIRPITELVLLID encoded by the coding sequence ATGGCAACCATGAATCCAACAGAAGAGGACACAAGTGGTCGTCCCAGAAGGAAGATCGTTTTGACAGAGACAGGAAGAGCTCTCTTCGAACAGtctgtttcaaaattttggacaaaaCTGAGAACTGTGCGTAGGAAGTTAGAAGCAGAGATGAAAGAAATGGCTACAGACTCTAAGGAATCTTACCATCTCCAACGAGATAGACTGATCAACCTCGCTAAAGAGTACTGCGGAGTTCAGGAAGAATTGTTGGCCTTTCTGGAACGCTCTAATACAAaggagagtgagagagagaaagcaTCACAGAACGTAGTGACAGACTTACTCATGGACAAAGTTAGTGAGTTTGTGCGCGGGCTAGACTCAGAAATGTCGTCCTTTGTGATGAGTCCCAAGCCTGTGACAATGAGGAGCCCCAATCCTGTCCAAGTGAAGACTCCGAAGCCTATACAGATAAAGGCGGAGCCTCGGGATTCCCCAAAGCCTGCGGAACATGAAGACAGAAAGTCTATTCGATCAAGGAGAAGCGCTGGGTCTCATCGATCTGCTGCCTCTTCCATCTCCTTGGCGCAGCAGCGTCTTGAAGCGGAGGAGACCAAGGCTAAACTGCAGTACGCACGAAAGGAAGCCAAACTGCGTAAAGAGCAGGCATCTATTCAAGTGGACCTGGAAGTCCTTGACGCCGAAAGAGATGCTGCTGTGGCAGAAGCAAAGCTACGTGCTCTTGAGAGCATGGAACCGGACTACATATCTGTTTCCTCCGAATCAGTGGCCGAACCTGTCGTAGAAGTCGAGGATCCGATTGAACGGGCAAGAAACTTTGTCGAAGGGATTAGTCTACAGCCAGTAGAGACAACCTTAAAGGAACCTCTGACAGAAATGTTGAACGAGGAATCCCACAAAGcaacagagaaacttaacagcGAGTCAGTCAACCCAGTTACGAGAATATCTACACCTGTTCCCAAGGGATTGGAATCATCCAAGAACACTGTGTTTGATATTTCAAGCTTTCTACTTAAGAAAGAACTCATGATCAATAAGTTGGTCAATTTTGACGATAAACCTGAGAACTTTGTACCCTGGAAGACCAGTTTTAAGTCAGTTATTCAGGAGGCATCAGTTTCGCCCTCAGAAGAACTGGATCTCCTCATCAGATGGTTGGGCCCTAGCTCCAAGGAACACGCTAAAAGCATCCGAGCAGCATCAATAGGAAATCCTACACAAGGCTGTGAGACCTTATGGACTAGACTGGAGGAAAGATACGGCTCACCTGAACTGATCGAAACAGCAATTAAGACCAAGCTTGCGAATTTCCACCGACTCAGTGCGAACGAACCAAGACGGTTGTATGAACTTTCAGATATTTTGAGCGAAACACTGGCGTTAAAGGAAAATCCAAAATACAATCAACAATTCAGTTATTTTGACTCATCAGTAGGAGTGCTTCCCATTGTTCAGAAGTTAACATCTGGTTTGCAGAATAAGTGGACTTCTAAAGCCTCGAAGTACAAACAGACGCATGGAGTTACTTACCCTCCATTTACTATATTCTGTGAATTTGTGAAGGAAATGTCAACCATGATGAATGACCCTGGCTTACAAGTGACTCAGGCTTTTGTCAAAGAGACACCAAGATACAACCAGCAGAACTTCAAACCTGCAAAATCAGTGAATGTCAAGAAGACTGATTTTAAAGACTCAGGAAGAGACTTTAAGACCACAGGGAAGAGATGCCCTATCCACGATGCTGAGCATACCTTGAATGAGTGCAGGGCTTTCAGGAAGAAATCCGTTCGTGACCGGAAATTATTCCTCAGAGAACATAACTTGTGTTACAGATGTTGCGGATCAGACACGCATACGTTCAAGACCTGCCGCGCAGATATAAGATGCGAGGAATGTGAAAGTTCACAGCACCCTACAGCTCTTCATCCACCTGAAAACCAGAGACAGAATGGCGGGGAGGGAGCAAACATCCTCTCTAAGTGCACGGCGGTGTGTGGTGAACAGTTTACTGGACGTTCGTGTGCAAAGGCTGTACTTGTGGACGTATATCAGAAAGGAACCCCTTCACAACGTTTACGCATCTATGCTCTGATTGATGACCAGAGCAACACAACACTCGCAAGATcagaactgtttgactttatGAATGTGCCTCACTCACAGACACATTTCTTTACACTTACCTCATGTGCGGGCCGCATACAGACGAGTGGTCGTAGGATATCAGGTCTGATGGTAGCAACGACTGATGGTTCTGTTGTGATGGAACTGCCTACCATTACAGAATGTAATGAAATTCCCAATGAGAAACATGAAATACCGACCCTTGATGTAGTGAAACATCACCCACATCTTCAAGACCTACCTTTAGCTCCTATGAATCCACAAGCGGAAATTCTACTACTCATAGGACGTGACCTACTGGAGGCCAATTATGTGCTGTCTCAGAGACTTGGACCTAAGAACTCACCCTTTGCGTTGCAGCTGAAACTAGGTTGGGTCGTCATTGGAGATGTATGTATCAACAAGTCGCATAAACCATCGACTATCAATGTGCTCAAGACTAACATAGTTACCTGTGAACGTCAGTCGATTTTTCAACCCTGTCCTAACAGTTTCCATCTAAAGGAGGACATCGCATCCTGTCGAGACGATGTTGGGTTCCACATTTTCGAGCGGAACAGGGATGATGACGAAGTTGGGATCTCTGTCGAAGATCGCCAATTCCTCAGGATTATGGACAATGAGTTTGTGAAAGATGAAGACGGGAGATGGAAAGCTCCACTCCCTTTTAAGCTTCGTAGACCGCAGTTAGGGAACAACAGAAGTCAAGCGTTAAAGCGTGCGCTGATGCTAGACAGGGATTTGAAGCGGAACCCTATAAAGAGGGAGCACATGATCACGTTTATGAAATCAATCACGGAAAGTGACGCTTTAGAGATTGCACCACCTGTTCCTCCAGGAAAAGAGTGCTGGTTTTTACCTCTTTTTGGAGTGTATCATCCACGAAAACCAGACAAAATACGTGGAGTTTTCGACTCATCAGTGAGTTATGAAGGTCTCTCTCTCAATAGTGTCTTACTGTCAGGACCTAATCTAACGAATGACTTGCTTGGTATACTGTTACGTTTCCGTATGGACAAAGTAGCCATCATGGCGGACATCCAGCAGATGTTTTACTCATTCCTTGTTAGTGAAGAGGACAGAGACTTTTTGAGGTTCTTCTGGTACAAGAATAACGACTCGGATGAAGAACTTATTGAGTACCGAATGAAGGTTCACGTGTTTGGGAACACACCTTCACCGGCAGTGGCCACTTATGGTCTACGGAAAACAGTAGAGAACGAAGATAGTGATGTAAGGAATTACGTGATGAAGAACTTTTATGTGGATGATGGTCTTATCTCCTTGCCCTCTAGTGCAGAAGCCATTAGATTGCTAAAGAAGACTCAGGTTGCGTTGAACAATGCAAGAATCAGACTCCATAAAATTGTGTCAAACGATGTGGAAGTCATGGAAGCTTTTCCATCTGAGGACTTGGAAAAGAACTTAATGTCACTGGACATTGGATCTGATGATTTGCCTGTCCAGCACAGTCTAGGCCTGTCATGGGACATTAACTCGGACAGCTTCACATACAGCACACGCATTCTAGAGAAACCCTTCACAAAGAGAGGACTTCTTTCTGTTGTCAACAGCTTGTTCGACCCTTTGGGTTTTATTGCACCCATAGTGATACATGGCAGAATTCTGTATAGAGAAGTGGGTGAGTGCAACAGTAGTTGGGATGATCCTTTACCTAGTGACCGAGAGGAAGAGTGGACAAGATGGAAGGACTCCCTCAGCTCTTTAGAAGACTTACACATTCCAAGAATGTTTACGCAGCTTTCCTTAAGCCGTACTCACATGAGGGAAATACATATATTCTCGGACGCTTCTGAGAAAGCGATCTCAGCAGTGGTGTACCTGCGTACAATCAGCAACTCTGGTGATGTCCACGTTGGATTCGTCATTGGGAAATCTAAGATAGCCCCACTTCAGACTACAACTATCCCGCGTCTTGAACTTTGTGCAGCAGTCTTGGGCACAGAGTTGGCTCAGACAGTGTTCAAACACTTGGATATCGACCCAGATGCAGCGACGTACTACACAGATAGTAAGGTAGTACTAGGTTACCTGAACAACCAAACTCGCAGATTTTATAACTATGTCTCGAACCGAGTGGCTGTCATCCACAGACGCTCTAAGCCTTTACAGTGGAAATTTGTACCAACGGCGCAGAATCCAGCAGACATAGGGACTAGATGTTTGACATCGGTAGAAGAGCTAGCAGAGAGTGACTGGCTTAGAGGACCAATTTTACTCAGATCTCCTCATAGTAAAGAAGAAGTTCTTACCTTTCCTTTGGTCTCTCCTGAAGAAGACAATAATGTACGTCCAGAagtaaaagtaaagaaaacggAAATAAACACACCATTTGTGGCAagatttgaaaacttttcaacTTGGAAAAGTTTGGTGCGTGCTGTTTATAATCTGAAGAAGATTTGCCGATTGAAAAGAGGAGCTGCAGTTTCAGCAGCATTCGATGTTGAGGTCATGCAAGAAGCTGAGCATTTCATCCTGCAGGAAGTACAAGCTTTCTTTTATAAGGAAGAGATCAGATCTTTGAAAGACGGTAAACCTGTACCCCCTTCAAGCTGCATTGTGACTTTGAACCCATTTATGGACAAACGGGGCACGGTACGTGTTGGCGGACGTCTCAACCAATCTAACCTTCCTGTTGATGAGAAGAACCCAATAATCATCCCTGGAAAATCTCATGTTGCAAGAATTCTTGTGTCCCATTTCCACAGCAAAGTTTATCACCAAGGAAGACTTATCTCAGAAGGTGCAGTGAGGTCCGGTGGGTTCTGGATCACTGGCTGTAAGACACTTGTGAACTCAGTTATACACAAGTGCGTTACCTGCAGGAAACTCCGAGGAAAACTGGAACACCAGCGCATGAGTGACTTACCTGCAGACAGACTGACGCCTGGTCCTCCTTTCTCAGCAGTAGGTGTCGACGTGTTTGGCCCGTGGACTGTAGCCGCGCGCAAGACCAGAGGAGGATTATCTCACAACAAAAGATGGGCGGTACTTTTTACATGTTTGACTTCAAGGGCCATTCACATAGAAGTCATAGAAGAGATGAGCTCTTCATCATTCATAAATGCACTGCGACGTTTTGTGTCTCTACGTGGCCCAGTGAAGGAGATGCGTTCGGACCGAGGGACCAACTTCTTAGGCGCCCTGGACGCGATTCAAGCGGATGCCGTTTATACAGAGAAACGACCTATTAGAGATTACCTTCGCAACAACAGGATAACATGGACCTTTAATCCACCCCATGCATCACACAGAGGAGGATCATGGGAGAGGATGATTGGGATCTCTCGCAAGATACTAGACGCCATGTTGTTGAACCCAAATGCGAAACAGTTGTCCCATGAAGTCTTGTGCACATTCATGTGTGAGGTGTGTGCAATCGTGAACTCCCGTCCTATTTGTTCACTGTCATGTGATCCTGACAGTCCTTATGTCATCAGTCCGTCAATGCTACTTACCCAGAAAGGTTTCACAGACATTCCTCCACAGATTTGTGGCGACATAAAGGAAATCTACAAAGCTCAGTGGAAACATGTACAACACCTTTCCGATACCTTTTGGAAGCGTTGGAAGGATGGATACTTACAGAATCTCCAAGCAAGAAGGAAATGGTGTGAGGAACGTCCTGACGTGAAGGAAGGTGACGTGGTCCTATTACGTGACAAGGAGTTGCACCGTGGACAGTGGCCGATGGGTTTGATTGTGAAGACTTTCGAAAGTGGCAACGATCAGAAAGTGAGAACAGTTGAAGTTCGGGTGATCAAAGACGGCAAGGACACAACCTACATTCGACCAATAACGGAATTGGTGCTACTGATTGACTAA
- the LOC128173843 gene encoding uncharacterized protein LOC128173843 — protein MIDRDGQFLSYLLIRPSGIFYPRSLSYDVNTHRLWVGSEYYNKVCCFRYMTQKVACIDLNQCIYDVRESITNIVITGKRQNESPMRLMSSPKLLQSVRVAHMCCDHIACVTSDRIWASGRDKLLLINTNGEPLHYREDLFNDENVGTYSARHTVNSDNGLSYIHRNNNIHRLSQEKKSTIFINKGHFWKHWCNFWSTITNDLLVGMYREETWTGVVFRYNQTGQLTQTVQHDSTGLELYCMPNYITENNNGDIIVSEFHRAGAVVVTDREGKHRFTYPKHPQEFTFRSLGICTDAMSHILVCDSFPGSIHILHKDGQFLSLLNIEISFFDSPTSLSYGVKSNCLWVGSKDNHTVSAYRYIYQHNALTGKIPQCPKENELSCSRLV, from the exons ATGATAGACAGGGACGGTCAGTTCTTGTCATATCTTCTGATACGACCATCGGGGATATTTTATCCACGAAGCTTGAGTTACGATGTaaacactcaccgtctctgggtaGGGTCAGAGTACTATAACAAGGTTTGCTGCTTCAGATATATGACCCAAAAGGTTGCATGTATAG ATCTTAATCAATGCATTTATGATGTGAGGGAGTCCATAACTAATATTGTAATAACAGGAAAAAGACAAAATGAGAGTCCGATGAGACTGATGTCTTCACCTAAGTTACTTCAATCTGTCAGAGTGGCCCACATGTGTTGCGATCACATTGCATGCGTAACATCAGATCGAATATGGGCCAGTGGTAGAGACAAGCTTTTATTGATAAACACGAACGGTGAACCTCTTCATTATCGAGAGGATTTATTTAATGATGAAAATGTGGGAACATACAGTGCAAGACACACAGTTAATAGTGACAATGGACTGTCTTATATACACAGAAATAATAACATCCACAGGCTATCTCAGGAAAAGAAAAGCACGATATTCATAAACAAGGGACATTTTTGGAAGCATTGGTGTAATTTCTGGTCAACGATTACCAATGATCTATTGGTCGGGATGTATCGAGAGGAAACATGGACAGGCGTTGTTTTTCGGTATAACCAGACCGGACAGCTGACACAAACAGTGCAACACGACAGCACAGGACTAGAGCTATATTGTATGCCCAATTATATAACAGAAAACAACAATGGGGATATCATTGTGTCTGAATTTCACCGGGCTGGTGCTGTAGTAGTGACAGACCGTGAAGGAAAACATCGCTTCACCTACCCAAAACATCCGCAAGAATTTACATTTAGGTCACTTGGAATCTGTACCGACGCGATGTCGCACATCCTAGTGTGTGATTCCTTTCCTGGATCCatacatattttacataaagACGGTCAATTCTTGTCCCTGCTCAACatagaaatttctttttttgacAGTCCAACCAGCCTTAGTTATGGTGTTAAATCAAATTGTCTTTGGGTTGGATCTAAAGACAATCATACGGTGTCTgcttatag atatatatatcaacataATGCACTTACCG